In Oryza sativa Japonica Group chromosome 11, ASM3414082v1, the following are encoded in one genomic region:
- the LOC4350947 gene encoding glycine-rich domain-containing protein 1, with product MDGEQEARWLAAQGVAVGADMVAAALRQLEFLAAVDRRRWLYEGPLLERAIHRYKSCWLPLLSKHTQAAVVDGPLVVPLDCEWIWHCHRLNPVQYLKDCKRLYGRILDNSNVQSSIRAESKHQSEKVWAEQYPKEPFELEYTSSSDNSIYANAGAAEDISYDLVAAVKRQSSFFYQVDTPTMHDQRFLEEALARYKGFLYLIKTNQENKMKLFRVPTYDVDVIWHTHQLHPATYCHDMLKLIGRVLEHDDTDDDRSEGKKLDTGFSGTTKQFENAFGARYWKAGAMYRGNLPSPVTSNPQMFISEVDGEFSVGKAESQITILETTVIELFLQIVDIKNLPPAIPKENVYIWFTKNQPDMFISDGGRLDISTKTGKSIGASIQCEPTGELILTVLVDRESSSKKPKKIGKISIPLQEFTWSDSKLSFERWFELKPHDGHASSPIVSLRVAASSTVPVKAQQVLSMIRTEPFSLKSFLSPNSIKDQKMSCWTHFVYDCNTELIRLQIRDQKAKNGMVVARELVGVTKSSKKPFKLAEFVDNKWSLSNSNLCITNDMKPSKDGSILELKCDNKTIKLYQGKRLEFQRKCCNNHAEENASAITAVKFSAEHPYGKAVALLDTKSELIMVNEDWFLLPWIVMSFLFQDINVEDGSKLIGGAIAQKGAISEPDTAAMAMSAETVAAPANCGTCGTACDSNMAGDKVVAAARCKAARCKAVAASGGGGGQAESAGCGSGCGGGCGGGVAKVVEATKAGVGGHGKSGGCGSGCGGGCGGGGCGAMAVESSKDDVHAKCAGCGSGCGGGCGGGCGGGMVMEASKAGHVKSGGCGSGCGGGCGGGCGGGVAMESSKAGHVKSGGCGSGCGGGCGGGCGGGMVMESSKAVHVKSGGCGGGCGGGVAMESSTVGHAKSGGCGSGCGGGCGGGGCGAMLNAST from the exons GCTCTACGAGGGGCCGCTGCTCGAGAGGGCCATCCACAG GTACAAATCATGCTGGCTTCCTCTCCTTTCCAAGCACACTCAGGCTGCTGTTGTAGATGGGCCTTTAGTTGTTCCTCTTGATTGCGAATGGATATGGCACTGCCATCGGCTTAACCCG GTACAATACTTAAAGGACTGCAAGAGATTGTATGGCAGAATACTCGACAATAGCAATGTTCAGTCTTCGATTAGAGCAGAATCCAAGCACCAGTCTGAGAAGGTTTGGGCTGAGCAATATCCTAAGGAGCCCTTTGAGCTGGAGTACACAAGCTCTTCTGACAACTCAATTTATGCAAATGCTGGAGCTGCAGAGGACATTTCTTATGATTTGGTCGCAGCTGTTAAGAGACAGTCTTCTTTCTTCTACCAG GTTGACACACCAACTATGCATGATCAGCGATTTCTGGAAGAAGCTTTAGCTCGGTACAAAGGATTCTTGTACCTGATCAAGACGAATCAGGAGAACAAAATGAAGCTCTTTCGCGTGCCAACCTATGATGTGGATGTCATCTGGCACACTCACCAACTGCATCCTGCTACCTACTGCCATGATATGCTGAAGCTCATTGGACGAGTTCTGGAGCATGATGACACCGATGACGATCGATCAGAAGGAAAGAAGCTCGATACTGGATTTTCAGGGACTACCAAACAGTTTGAGAATGCCTTTGGTGCAAGATACTGGAAGGCTGGTGCTATGTACCGTGGCAACTTGCCGTCTCCTGTGACATCCAATCCTCAGATGTTTATTAGTGAGGTGGATGGTGAATTTAGTGTTGGCAAAGCTGAGTCGCAAATTACCATTCTTGAAACAACAGTTATAGAG TTATTCTTGCAAATTGTGGACATCAAGAACTTGCCACCTGCAATTCCAAAGGAAAATGTGTACATATGGTTCACAAAGAATCAACCAGACATGTTCATCAGTGATGGTGGCAGGCTGGATATCTCTACAAAAACAGGGAAGTCGATTGGAGCCAGTATCCAATGTGAGCCTACTGGTGAACTCATTCTAACAGTACTGGTTGATCGGGAATCATCATCGAAGAAACCCAAAAAGATTGGGAAGATTTCTATCCCTCTTCAAGAGTTTACATGGTCTGATTCCAAGCTCTCCTTTGAGAGGTGGTTTGAATTGAAACCTCATGATGGGCATGCCAGTTCACCTATCGTCAGCCTTCGAGTTGCTGCCTCTTCCACTGTCCCAGTGAAGGCTCAGCAGGTTCTTAGCATGATCAGGACAGAACCTTTCTCTCTTAAGAGTTTTCTGTCACCGAATTCCATCAAGGATCAAAAGATGAGCTGCTGGACTCACTTTGTGTATGATTGCAATACTGAACTTATCCGTCTTCAAATTAG GGATCAGAAGGCAAAGAACGGCATGGTTGTCGCTCGGGAGTTGGTCGGAGTAACAAAGTCATCAAAGAAACCATTTAAGCTAGCAGAGTTCGTGGACAACAAGTGGTCACTGAGCAACTCTAACTTATGCATCACTAATGACATGAAACCAAGCAAGGATGGCTCTATACTTGAGCTCAAATGTGACAACAAAACG ATCAAACTCTACCAGGGAAAGAGGCTAGAATTTCAACGGAAGTGCTGCAACAATCACGCAGAGGAGAATGCTTCAGCTATTACTGCTGTGAAGTTCTCTGCTGAACATCCATATGGCAAAGCAGTTGCATTGCTTGACACCAAATCTGAGCTGATAATG gtAAATGAGGATTGGTTTCTGCTTCCTTGGATCGTGATGTCGTTCCTGTTCCAAGACATCAATGTCGAAGACGGCTCGAAGCTCATCGGTGGCGCCATTGCTCAGAAAGGCGCGATCTCTGAGCCCGACACTGCTGCCATGGCGATGTCAGCCGAGACGGTGGCTGCTCCTGCTAACTGCGGCACTTGCGGCACGGCGTGCGACAGTAACATGGCAGGCGACAAGGTGGTGGCCGCCGCGAGATGCAAGGCCGCGCGATGCAAGGCTGtcgcggcaagcggcggcggcggcggccaggcagAGTCGGCTGGGTGCGGctcgggatgcggcggcggctgtggcggcggtGTTGCCAAGGTCGTTGAGGCCACCAAGGCTGGCGTCGGCGGCCATGGCAAGTCCGGTGGATGTGGCTCGGGCTGCGGTGgtggctgtggcggcggcgggtgcggcgccaTGGCCGTCGAGAGCTCCAAGGATGATGTCCATGCGAAGTGTGCAGGTTGTGGCtcaggctgcggcggcggctgtggcggcggctgtggcggtGGCATGGTCATGGAAGCCTCCAAGGCTGGCCATGTCAAGTCCGGCGGGTGCGGCtcaggctgcggcggcggctgtggtggaggctgcggtggcggcgtggccatGGAAAGCTCCAAGGCTGGCCATGTCAAGTCCGGCGGATGCGGCtcaggctgcggcggcggctgtggtggCGGTTGTGGCGGCGGCATGGTCATGGAAAGCTCCAAGGCTGTCCATGTCAAgtccggcggctgcggcggaggctGTGGTGGCGGCGTGGCCATGGAAAGCTCCACCGTTGGACATGCCAAGTCCGGTGGCTGCGGTTCAggctgtggcggcggctgcggtggcggcggttgcGGCGCGATGCTCAACGCGAGCACCTGA